Proteins encoded within one genomic window of Chlorobaculum sp. MV4-Y:
- a CDS encoding phosphate acetyltransferase produces MSDRNHAFTSDEPPEIQVHPHDRYHAVIEKCSSLPPLVTAVVHPVDSQVLSAVSDAVMEKLITPVLVGPAGRIEKAAEKAEIDLSKWQVIDTPHSHAAGEKAVELAVSGQVRAIMKGSLHTDELLGPIVAHGSGLRTERRLSHAYVMDTAGYHKWLIVTDAVVNISPDLCAKADICRNAVDAWVALTGESCLPKIAVLAAVEVVNPAMQATLDAAALCKMAERGQITGCIIDGPLAFDNAISRQAAKEKHIVSQVAGEADILLAPDIEAGNILAKQLTFISHADAAGVVMGAKVPVILTSRADNLRTRLLSCALAALVQWAREEGRIK; encoded by the coding sequence ATGAGCGACAGAAACCACGCTTTTACAAGCGATGAACCGCCGGAAATTCAGGTTCATCCTCACGACCGCTACCATGCCGTAATCGAAAAATGCTCTTCACTCCCACCGCTTGTGACCGCCGTGGTGCATCCGGTTGACAGCCAGGTGCTTTCTGCGGTGTCCGATGCGGTGATGGAAAAGCTGATCACTCCCGTACTTGTCGGGCCAGCTGGACGCATCGAAAAAGCCGCTGAAAAAGCGGAAATCGATCTGTCGAAATGGCAGGTTATCGACACACCGCACAGCCACGCCGCAGGAGAAAAGGCGGTTGAGCTGGCGGTTTCAGGACAGGTCAGAGCAATCATGAAAGGCTCGCTGCATACCGATGAACTGCTCGGGCCGATTGTTGCCCATGGTTCTGGACTGCGCACCGAGCGCCGGCTGTCGCACGCCTACGTGATGGATACGGCGGGATACCACAAGTGGCTTATCGTTACCGACGCGGTCGTGAACATCTCGCCTGATCTTTGCGCCAAGGCGGACATCTGCAGGAACGCCGTCGATGCCTGGGTTGCGTTAACAGGGGAGAGCTGCTTGCCAAAAATCGCCGTGCTGGCGGCAGTGGAGGTGGTCAACCCCGCCATGCAGGCCACGCTCGACGCGGCGGCGCTCTGCAAAATGGCCGAGCGTGGCCAGATTACGGGATGCATCATCGACGGACCGCTCGCCTTCGACAACGCCATCAGCCGACAGGCCGCGAAAGAGAAGCACATCGTTTCACAAGTTGCGGGTGAGGCGGACATTCTGCTCGCGCCGGACATCGAGGCAGGCAACATTCTCGCCAAGCAGCTCACCTTCATCAGCCACGCCGACGCGGCGGGTGTCGTCATGGGTGCGAAAGTGCCGGTTATTCTCACCAGCCGAGCGGACAATCTGCGCACCCGGCTGCTCTCCTGCGCTCTTGCCGCGCTGGTGCAGTGGGCAAGGGAAGAGGGAAGGATAAAATAA
- a CDS encoding leucine-rich repeat domain-containing protein produces the protein MSAETPSILFAGERFAPGTEVIDLVNALVVTLDPLGELPELRVLRLQQTNPHESPGGALLDLSVLRKCPHLSVVEIPEQNVRSLAGLENHRELHTLDVSFTRVTDLTPLAGLPNLAILRLRHTRVTDLARLASRATLKELDIAHTPVADISALRHHPSLASLDLRATSVTDLAALAEMPALRRVVVQRLDVDDAAIKRLCKVLPDVEVV, from the coding sequence ATGAGCGCTGAAACACCATCGATCCTGTTCGCCGGTGAACGGTTCGCACCCGGAACCGAGGTGATCGACCTGGTCAATGCTCTGGTGGTGACGCTCGATCCGTTGGGCGAGTTGCCTGAACTGCGCGTTCTGCGGCTTCAGCAAACCAACCCCCACGAATCACCTGGCGGCGCTCTGCTCGACTTGTCGGTGCTGCGCAAATGTCCGCATCTGAGCGTCGTCGAAATTCCGGAACAGAACGTGCGCTCGCTCGCCGGACTTGAGAATCACCGGGAGCTGCACACCCTCGACGTCAGCTTTACGCGAGTTACCGACCTTACGCCGCTGGCCGGTCTGCCAAATCTCGCCATCTTGCGGCTACGTCACACCCGCGTGACCGACCTCGCGCGGCTGGCCTCACGCGCAACGCTGAAAGAACTCGACATCGCCCACACCCCCGTCGCCGACATCTCCGCACTCCGCCATCATCCGTCGCTGGCGTCACTTGACCTCCGAGCCACAAGCGTCACCGACCTCGCCGCGCTCGCGGAAATGCCAGCGCTTCGCCGCGTCGTCGTGCAGCGCCTCGATGTTGATGATGCCGCGATCAAGCGACTGTGTAAGGTTCTGCCTGATGTTGAGGTGGTGTGA
- a CDS encoding HlyD family efflux transporter periplasmic adaptor subunit, translating to MMRPNLRSEARTNARPRQLFLSILWMALLSETQLPSIKVGQEVEVLIDDEKAASKKLTGTITWISSKAEFTPKCRYDYQLQWWGTFFKSR from the coding sequence ATGATGCGTCCAAACCTTCGATCTGAAGCGAGAACCAACGCTCGCCCGCGACAACTGTTTCTGTCTATCCTCTGGATGGCGTTGCTTTCGGAAACGCAACTGCCATCGATCAAAGTCGGCCAGGAGGTCGAGGTGCTGATCGACGATGAGAAGGCTGCGAGCAAGAAACTGACCGGCACAATCACCTGGATTTCGTCGAAGGCCGAATTCACGCCCAAATGCAGATATGACTATCAACTTCAATGGTGGGGGACATTCTTTAAATCAAGGTGA
- a CDS encoding FAD:protein FMN transferase has protein sequence MHRFGFRAMGSGCEIVLAGMTKKESKALAALGMEEVARIERKYSRYQPESVVSRINDSAGKAWVKCDKETVALLDYADAVWRSSGGLFDVTSGVLRRAWDFDKAEVPSQESLFSLLKLVGWQRVKRRENEVQLSERGMQLDFGGIGKEYAADAAAETLRDHGARHGYVNLGGDIRIIGPKPGGEPWTIGIRDPRNPDGTIASISVSSGAIATSGDYERFFEVDGRRYCHIINPATGWPVTFWRSVTVLAPLATTAGSVTTIAMLLEAEGLSYLKKSGFSYLAIDQTDRIYHNH, from the coding sequence ATGCACAGATTCGGATTCAGGGCAATGGGCAGCGGGTGCGAAATCGTACTTGCCGGGATGACGAAAAAAGAGTCGAAAGCGCTTGCGGCGCTTGGCATGGAGGAGGTCGCCCGAATTGAGCGAAAGTATTCTCGATACCAGCCTGAAAGCGTGGTGTCGAGGATCAACGATTCCGCCGGAAAAGCGTGGGTCAAGTGCGATAAAGAGACGGTGGCACTGCTCGATTACGCCGATGCGGTTTGGCGCAGCAGCGGCGGACTGTTCGATGTGACGTCAGGCGTGCTGCGCCGGGCGTGGGATTTCGACAAGGCCGAAGTGCCTTCGCAGGAGTCGCTCTTCTCGCTGCTGAAGCTTGTCGGATGGCAACGGGTCAAGCGGCGTGAAAACGAAGTCCAGCTGTCGGAGAGGGGAATGCAGCTCGACTTCGGCGGCATCGGCAAGGAGTACGCCGCCGATGCCGCTGCGGAGACTCTCCGTGACCACGGCGCTCGGCACGGCTACGTCAATCTCGGCGGCGACATCCGCATCATCGGGCCAAAGCCCGGCGGCGAGCCGTGGACAATTGGCATCCGCGATCCGCGCAATCCCGACGGAACGATCGCCTCGATTTCGGTCAGCTCCGGAGCTATCGCCACCAGCGGCGATTACGAGCGATTTTTCGAGGTGGACGGGCGGCGCTACTGCCACATCATCAACCCGGCAACCGGCTGGCCGGTAACGTTCTGGCGCTCGGTGACGGTGCTCGCGCCGCTTGCAACCACGGCGGGCAGCGTCACCACCATCGCCATGCTGCTCGAAGCGGAAGGATTGAGCTACCTGAAAAAGTCAGGTTTTAGCTACCTAGCCATCGATCAAACCGACAGGATATACCATAACCACTGA
- a CDS encoding ADP-polyphosphate phosphotransferase, with protein MKFNLDAFRIQPGKKPNLAKRPTRIDPVYSSKEEYHELLADHVAKLSKLQNILYADNRYAVLLVFQAMDAAGKDSAIKHVMSGVNPQGCQVYSFKHPSATELEHDFLWRTNCWLPERGRIGIFNRSYYEEVLIVRVHPEILEMQNIPHDLTHNGKVWDHRYRSIVSHEQHLHCNGTRIVKFYLHLSKEEQRKRFLDRIDDPNKNWKFSTADLEERKFWDKYMEAYESCLQETSSEDAPWYAVPADDKKNARLIVSRIVLDTLESLNLKYPETSPDRRKELLDIRKRLENPENGK; from the coding sequence ATGAAATTCAATCTCGATGCTTTCAGAATTCAGCCGGGTAAAAAGCCAAATCTCGCCAAACGGCCAACCCGGATCGATCCGGTGTACAGCTCGAAAGAGGAGTACCATGAGCTGCTGGCCGACCATGTTGCAAAGTTGAGCAAATTGCAAAACATCCTGTACGCCGACAATCGGTATGCCGTGCTGCTTGTTTTTCAGGCCATGGATGCCGCCGGAAAGGACAGCGCCATCAAGCATGTGATGTCGGGAGTCAATCCGCAGGGATGCCAGGTCTACAGCTTCAAACATCCGTCAGCTACGGAACTCGAACACGATTTTCTCTGGCGAACCAACTGCTGGCTGCCTGAACGGGGCCGGATCGGTATTTTCAACCGCTCTTATTACGAGGAGGTACTTATTGTCCGGGTACATCCGGAAATTCTTGAAATGCAGAACATCCCTCACGATCTCACCCATAACGGCAAAGTATGGGATCACCGGTACCGCTCAATTGTCAGCCACGAACAGCATCTTCACTGTAACGGTACTCGTATTGTCAAGTTTTACCTGCATTTGTCGAAGGAGGAGCAACGCAAGCGCTTTCTTGACCGGATTGATGACCCAAACAAAAACTGGAAATTCAGTACCGCCGATCTCGAAGAGCGGAAATTCTGGGACAAGTATATGGAGGCTTACGAGTCCTGTCTCCAGGAGACCAGCAGCGAAGACGCTCCGTGGTACGCCGTTCCGGCAGACGATAAAAAGAATGCGCGATTGATCGTTTCCCGCATTGTGCTTGATACGCTCGAAAGTCTCAATCTCAAATACCCTGAAACCAGCCCGGACCGCCGCAAAGAGCTGCTCGATATTCGCAAACGGCTCGAAAATCCGGAGAACGGAAAGTAA
- the dsbD gene encoding protein-disulfide reductase DsbD, with product MIRPLTPRRLISVLIVLLIMLMRSASSMAADFLDPEQAFVPSAELTANHTIALHWKIARKYKLYRDQVKVSVTNGEASLGKPVFPEGILFTDPSTGEKQVIYHDELKVDVPIKQAAAPFTVSIEYQGCSEDGLCYPPVTTAFRVDPSKPGPLAIATAEADDSGSAGLAPAVAPTQPETATPADTSEKSGGQNDMSLAQSTLEGGSWWKISAAFLLFGLLLSFTPCVLPMVPILSSIIVGEGESTKAKSFLMAVAYCLGMALVYTSLGVAAGLAGEGLAGALQKPWVLVMFSLLLIGLSLSMFDVYQLQVPASLQNSLSKTSGKLKGGCFVGVFFMGAISALIVGPCVAAPLAGTLVYISQTKDVVIGGLALFSMAMGMSVPLLLIGLSAGSLLPKAGAWMIGVKYVFGLMLIAVAIWMVTPVLPPQALMVAWGALGILCAVFAGLFGPPAEKLTIGGKFTKALGLVLFIIGVMELAGAASGATNPLEPLAGLRGGSPVAAANNGETAELAFKRIRSAEDLDRELQASAGKPVMLDFYADWCVSCKEMEKFTFSDPKVQQALEGVTLLQADVTANTADDKALMKRFNLFGPPGIIFFDKSGQEQKNNRIVGFVEAEEFLGHLKKL from the coding sequence ATGATACGACCATTGACCCCTCGACGCCTGATCTCGGTTCTCATCGTGCTGCTCATCATGCTCATGCGAAGCGCGAGTAGCATGGCCGCCGATTTTCTCGATCCCGAGCAGGCGTTTGTACCCAGCGCCGAGCTGACCGCAAACCACACCATTGCCCTGCACTGGAAGATTGCCAGGAAGTACAAGCTTTACCGCGATCAGGTGAAGGTGAGCGTCACGAATGGAGAGGCGAGTCTCGGCAAGCCGGTGTTTCCCGAAGGCATTCTTTTCACCGATCCCTCCACCGGCGAAAAGCAGGTGATCTATCATGATGAACTGAAGGTCGATGTGCCCATCAAACAGGCCGCCGCGCCCTTCACCGTGAGCATCGAGTATCAGGGTTGCTCCGAAGACGGGCTGTGCTATCCGCCGGTAACGACGGCCTTCCGGGTCGATCCGTCAAAGCCGGGCCCGCTTGCCATCGCCACCGCCGAAGCGGACGACAGCGGTTCAGCGGGGTTGGCACCCGCAGTGGCTCCAACGCAGCCGGAGACGGCCACGCCCGCCGATACATCGGAAAAATCGGGCGGTCAGAACGATATGTCGCTCGCCCAATCGACGCTTGAAGGCGGAAGCTGGTGGAAGATTTCCGCCGCCTTCCTACTGTTCGGCCTGCTGCTCTCGTTCACTCCCTGCGTGTTGCCGATGGTGCCGATTCTCTCCTCGATCATCGTCGGAGAAGGGGAGTCCACCAAGGCGAAAAGCTTCCTCATGGCGGTGGCCTACTGCCTCGGTATGGCGCTGGTTTACACCTCCCTTGGCGTGGCGGCAGGGCTTGCGGGCGAAGGGCTTGCCGGAGCGCTCCAGAAGCCGTGGGTGCTGGTAATGTTCAGCCTGCTGCTGATTGGCCTTTCGCTCTCGATGTTTGATGTCTACCAGCTTCAGGTGCCTGCGTCGTTGCAGAACAGCCTGAGCAAGACCTCCGGCAAGCTCAAGGGCGGCTGTTTCGTTGGCGTTTTCTTCATGGGAGCCATCTCTGCACTGATTGTCGGCCCCTGCGTCGCCGCACCGCTTGCCGGAACACTGGTTTACATCAGCCAGACGAAGGACGTTGTCATCGGCGGTCTGGCACTCTTTTCGATGGCGATGGGCATGAGCGTACCGTTGCTCCTGATCGGCCTGTCGGCGGGCAGCCTGCTGCCGAAAGCCGGGGCGTGGATGATTGGGGTCAAATATGTGTTCGGTCTGATGCTGATCGCCGTGGCGATCTGGATGGTGACGCCGGTGCTGCCTCCGCAGGCGCTTATGGTTGCATGGGGCGCACTCGGCATCCTCTGCGCAGTTTTCGCTGGACTGTTCGGTCCGCCTGCCGAGAAGCTCACCATCGGCGGCAAATTCACCAAAGCGCTCGGCCTGGTGCTTTTCATCATCGGCGTGATGGAGCTGGCAGGAGCCGCTTCGGGGGCAACCAATCCGCTCGAACCGCTGGCCGGACTGCGCGGCGGTTCTCCGGTTGCGGCTGCTAACAATGGCGAGACTGCTGAACTGGCCTTCAAAAGAATCCGTTCCGCCGAAGACCTCGACCGCGAACTTCAGGCATCGGCAGGCAAACCGGTCATGCTCGACTTCTACGCGGACTGGTGCGTTTCGTGCAAAGAGATGGAAAAATTCACCTTCAGCGACCCGAAAGTTCAGCAGGCTCTCGAGGGCGTCACCCTTTTGCAGGCAGACGTGACCGCGAACACCGCAGATGACAAAGCCCTGATGAAACGCTTCAACCTTTTCGGTCCTCCCGGCATAATCTTTTTCGACAAGTCAGGTCAGGAACAGAAAAACAACCGGATTGTCGGGTTTGTGGAGGCAGAGGAGTTTTTGGGACACTTGAAGAAATTATGA
- a CDS encoding DUF3298 and DUF4163 domain-containing protein: MKKLFAVFVVFVAMALLPVLASAKSASRPLAFGLYSYEQRSKINAETYWKCDYPVFERSKIGDIINASILKAVVSQTPSPESRPAAATIKAAASAFIKECEAMMKDEQVHSWPWQSETTGDVLLDRPGLLTVSIFTYAFTGGAHGMSVTQYLVFDTATGRLRGLKDLFRPGFEATLDKLIERRFRQMRGLSASDPLNGEKGGLFENKITHNNNFAVTGSGIRFLFNQYDIAPYAAGQISVDLSFDDLKGILKPLPELKPIKP; the protein is encoded by the coding sequence ATGAAAAAGCTTTTCGCTGTTTTTGTGGTTTTTGTCGCCATGGCGCTGCTGCCCGTACTTGCTTCCGCAAAATCTGCTTCCAGGCCGCTCGCATTCGGTCTCTACAGTTACGAACAGCGCTCGAAAATCAATGCTGAGACCTACTGGAAATGCGACTATCCGGTGTTTGAAAGATCGAAAATTGGCGACATCATCAATGCGTCAATCCTGAAAGCGGTCGTCAGCCAAACCCCTTCGCCGGAGTCGCGACCGGCAGCAGCAACCATCAAAGCAGCGGCGAGCGCTTTCATCAAGGAGTGCGAAGCGATGATGAAAGATGAGCAGGTGCACTCATGGCCGTGGCAATCTGAGACCACCGGCGATGTGCTGCTTGACCGCCCTGGCCTGTTGACGGTTTCGATCTTTACCTACGCCTTCACCGGCGGAGCACACGGGATGAGCGTCACGCAATACCTGGTTTTCGATACCGCCACCGGCAGGCTGCGTGGTCTGAAGGACCTGTTCAGGCCGGGGTTCGAGGCAACGCTCGACAAGCTGATCGAGCGCCGATTCCGGCAGATGCGGGGCCTGTCGGCAAGTGACCCGCTCAATGGCGAAAAGGGAGGGCTGTTCGAGAACAAAATCACGCACAACAACAACTTCGCCGTGACCGGCTCCGGTATCCGTTTTCTTTTCAATCAGTACGACATCGCCCCCTACGCCGCCGGTCAGATATCCGTCGATCTCTCTTTCGACGACCTGAAAGGCATCCTCAAACCCTTGCCAGAACTCAAACCAATCAAGCCATGA
- a CDS encoding NAD(P)/FAD-dependent oxidoreductase gives MKKVLILGGGIAGVAAAIAFRKRGFEVEVVSDREFVFIYPIAIWIPVGTEKFKNVAFPLEKLARKRGFALTLDKVTAIDASRDSVTLEKAGVRSDFDFLVIALGLDKMKHEGIEYTLSICGAPEHSIRLKEKIDALVERGHGKIAFGFGDNPKDPSGVRGGPGFELFFNLHHKLTKLGIRDNFEMTFFAPMAQPGAKMGQKALDMMAVMFKAKSFKQRYGKKITRFEPDGVVFEDGSKLESDLTMFIPAGSGHSVFKNSDLPLSEAGFVKIDDFCRVVGVDSWYAVGDSAALEGPEWKAKQGHIAEFMAECAANNCLAEHFGHQEPMKGYQEHLNVLCVMDTGDGAGFVYRTGHSEMFIPMPIVGHWLKKAWGYYYKLSKMKYIPRIPVM, from the coding sequence GTGAAAAAAGTACTGATTCTTGGCGGAGGTATTGCCGGTGTTGCGGCAGCCATCGCGTTCCGCAAGCGAGGGTTCGAGGTCGAGGTGGTCTCTGACCGGGAGTTCGTCTTCATCTACCCCATCGCCATCTGGATTCCGGTTGGCACAGAGAAGTTCAAGAATGTGGCGTTTCCGCTTGAGAAGCTTGCGCGGAAGCGCGGATTTGCGTTGACGCTCGACAAGGTGACGGCCATCGACGCCAGCCGCGATTCGGTCACGCTTGAAAAAGCGGGCGTGCGCAGCGACTTCGATTTTCTGGTGATCGCCCTTGGTTTGGACAAGATGAAGCACGAAGGCATCGAGTACACCCTGTCGATCTGCGGTGCTCCAGAGCACTCGATTCGGCTGAAGGAGAAGATCGACGCGCTTGTCGAGCGAGGCCACGGCAAGATCGCCTTCGGCTTCGGCGACAACCCGAAAGACCCGAGCGGCGTACGCGGCGGCCCCGGCTTCGAGCTGTTTTTCAACCTGCACCACAAGCTGACCAAGCTCGGCATCAGGGACAATTTCGAGATGACCTTCTTCGCCCCGATGGCGCAACCCGGCGCGAAAATGGGCCAGAAGGCGCTCGACATGATGGCCGTGATGTTCAAGGCGAAGAGCTTCAAGCAGCGCTACGGCAAGAAGATAACGCGCTTCGAGCCTGACGGCGTGGTGTTCGAGGATGGCAGCAAGCTTGAGAGCGATTTGACGATGTTCATCCCCGCCGGATCAGGCCACAGCGTTTTCAAAAACTCTGATCTTCCGCTGAGCGAAGCGGGCTTCGTGAAAATCGACGATTTCTGCCGCGTGGTCGGCGTGGATAGCTGGTACGCTGTCGGCGATTCAGCGGCGCTCGAAGGGCCGGAGTGGAAAGCCAAGCAGGGCCACATCGCGGAGTTCATGGCGGAATGCGCGGCCAACAACTGCCTCGCCGAGCACTTCGGCCATCAGGAACCGATGAAGGGCTACCAGGAGCACCTGAACGTCCTCTGCGTCATGGACACCGGCGACGGCGCAGGCTTCGTTTACCGCACCGGCCACAGCGAGATGTTCATCCCGATGCCAATAGTCGGCCACTGGCTGAAAAAAGCGTGGGGGTATTATTACAAGTTGTCGAAGATGAAATATATTCCGAGGATTCCGGTGATGTGA
- the lipA gene encoding lipoyl synthase yields MKSGSGKKPDWLKIKLASGSSFASTRKLLNQQSLHTVCRSAMCPNLHECWSKGTATFLLLGNVCTRACRFCAVGTERRPAMPDPAEPSKIAEAVKTMKLRHAVLTSVNRDDLADGGASHWVETIRVIRAANPGVSLECLIPDFSGNEQSLDLVMRERPEVLNHNIETVPSLYSKVRPQASYERSLSVIGRAKRKFRLATKSGMMVGMGEMPEEVEASLGDLRRHGCDMVTIGQYLQPTAAHLPVSRYVTPEEFERYREIALDAGFRHVQSGPFVRSSYNAEAFEPVEEIS; encoded by the coding sequence ATGAAATCCGGCTCCGGAAAAAAACCCGACTGGCTCAAGATCAAGCTCGCTTCCGGTTCGTCGTTCGCCTCGACGCGCAAGCTGCTCAACCAGCAAAGCCTGCACACGGTGTGCCGCTCGGCGATGTGTCCGAACCTGCACGAGTGCTGGTCGAAAGGCACAGCGACGTTCCTGTTGCTTGGCAACGTCTGCACCCGCGCCTGTCGCTTCTGCGCGGTGGGCACCGAGCGCCGCCCGGCGATGCCCGATCCGGCGGAGCCGTCGAAGATCGCCGAGGCGGTGAAGACGATGAAGCTCCGGCACGCCGTGCTGACCAGCGTCAATCGCGACGACCTCGCCGACGGCGGCGCATCGCACTGGGTCGAGACCATCCGCGTGATCCGCGCCGCGAACCCCGGTGTGAGTCTCGAATGCCTCATTCCCGACTTCAGCGGTAATGAACAGTCGCTCGATTTGGTAATGCGGGAGCGGCCCGAAGTGCTGAATCATAATATCGAAACCGTGCCGTCGCTCTACAGCAAGGTGCGGCCACAGGCGTCGTACGAGCGGTCGCTCTCGGTTATCGGGCGGGCGAAGCGCAAATTCCGGCTCGCCACCAAGTCCGGCATGATGGTCGGCATGGGCGAAATGCCGGAGGAGGTCGAAGCGTCGCTCGGCGACCTGCGCCGTCACGGCTGCGACATGGTGACCATCGGCCAGTACCTGCAACCGACCGCCGCGCATCTGCCAGTCAGCCGCTACGTCACGCCCGAAGAGTTCGAGCGCTACCGCGAAATCGCGCTGGACGCCGGATTCCGGCACGTCCAATCCGGCCCTTTCGTGCGCAGTTCCTACAACGCCGAAGCGTTCGAGCCGGTTGAAGAAATTTCCTGA
- a CDS encoding AbiV family abortive infection protein, with amino-acid sequence MARAYFIGVAVIEEIGKSFIAFDSQGRNLSDSAVAEKIRSSLENHSNKIDAAFYASILSHGDLQKELQGIIDLMITLKYGREPSMYTDVDYESREIKKLKELVRDVAAKDCIRLAKHCYYKTQEYLQTKSQQKETATTIAFTVCKKAQVKQLFNNVDFWWYYIAKLEAGEYEISKFVVDYQREYLSKGLKFKNEYKSDNDRE; translated from the coding sequence TTGGCAAGGGCGTATTTTATTGGTGTCGCTGTTATTGAAGAAATAGGCAAATCTTTTATTGCATTTGACTCACAAGGGAGAAACCTGAGCGACTCGGCTGTTGCGGAAAAAATTAGAAGTTCCTTAGAAAATCATTCTAACAAAATTGATGCAGCATTTTATGCATCAATTTTATCCCACGGAGACCTTCAAAAGGAGTTGCAAGGAATTATTGATCTTATGATAACTCTAAAATATGGCAGAGAGCCATCTATGTATACAGATGTAGATTATGAAAGCAGAGAAATAAAAAAGCTAAAAGAACTTGTTCGTGACGTTGCTGCTAAGGACTGTATTCGGTTAGCCAAACACTGTTATTATAAAACACAAGAGTATCTCCAAACAAAAAGCCAACAAAAAGAGACCGCCACGACGATAGCTTTTACAGTATGTAAAAAAGCACAGGTAAAACAGCTATTTAATAATGTTGACTTTTGGTGGTATTACATAGCTAAGTTGGAAGCGGGGGAGTATGAAATATCAAAATTTGTGGTTGACTACCAGCGTGAATATTTGTCAAAAGGTCTTAAATTCAAGAATGAATACAAGTCGGATAATGATAGAGAATAA
- a CDS encoding SDR family oxidoreductase has product MKPPFKGTVLVAGATGRTGQLVVRRLQAHGIDFRLFVRSGEKAIELFGPEIVDKLVIGSVQSDPEVEAAVRNIDALICAIGGNVMNPDAPPPSAIDRDGVIRLATAAKTAGVTTFVLISSLGVTHPEHPLNKYGRVLDMKLAGEDAVRELYGETGFRYTILRPGGLLDAPAFRHELRFDTGDKISGSISRADVAESAVISLWHPKAKNKTFELIKAGDEEVAQSSLEGFFEAL; this is encoded by the coding sequence ATGAAACCACCATTTAAAGGAACCGTGCTGGTCGCGGGAGCGACCGGCAGAACTGGCCAGCTCGTCGTCCGCAGGCTTCAGGCGCACGGCATCGATTTCCGGCTTTTCGTGCGTTCCGGCGAAAAAGCCATCGAGCTTTTCGGCCCCGAAATTGTTGACAAGCTCGTCATCGGATCGGTGCAGAGCGACCCGGAGGTCGAGGCCGCCGTACGGAATATCGACGCTCTCATCTGCGCCATTGGCGGCAACGTGATGAACCCCGACGCGCCGCCGCCCTCCGCCATCGATCGCGACGGCGTCATCCGCCTCGCCACGGCGGCAAAAACGGCGGGCGTGACGACCTTCGTGCTCATCAGCTCGCTCGGCGTCACCCATCCCGAACACCCGCTCAACAAGTACGGCCGCGTGCTCGACATGAAGCTCGCCGGAGAAGACGCCGTCCGCGAACTCTACGGAGAAACGGGATTCCGCTACACCATCCTCCGCCCCGGCGGTCTCCTCGACGCCCCCGCCTTCCGGCACGAGCTGCGCTTCGACACCGGCGACAAAATCAGTGGCTCGATCTCGCGGGCGGACGTCGCCGAATCCGCCGTGATTTCGCTCTGGCATCCAAAGGCGAAAAACAAGACTTTCGAGCTGATCAAGGCTGGTGATGAAGAGGTTGCGCAGAGTTCGCTGGAGGGGTTTTTCGAGGCGTTGTAG
- a CDS encoding NmrA family NAD(P)-binding protein — translation MSKEGHAVTVISSNTERTKEIEAIGAKAAIGGVEDTGFLTETFRGADAVFTMVPPNMNAADWKAWIAGIGKNYVAAIKESGVKHVVNLSSIGAHMVDKCGPVSGLSQVELAMDEMAGVNVHHLRAGYFYTNFLTAIGQIKNQGILSGNYMPDAPMVLVHPADIADIAAKALKDESYLGRGFSYIASDEKTPAEIVTMLGKATGRTDLKWVEHADKEEYDDLIAIGLPEEVAKNYTEMGAALRSGDMNADYFRNRPVMAGWRTFDSFLPEFTAAYNA, via the coding sequence TTGAGCAAAGAGGGCCACGCTGTGACGGTCATCAGCAGCAACACCGAAAGAACAAAGGAGATCGAAGCGATCGGCGCTAAAGCAGCCATCGGCGGTGTGGAAGATACCGGATTCCTCACCGAGACCTTCCGGGGCGCGGACGCTGTTTTTACGATGGTACCTCCAAACATGAATGCCGCTGACTGGAAAGCCTGGATCGCCGGAATCGGCAAGAATTATGTGGCGGCCATCAAAGAATCGGGCGTCAAGCACGTGGTGAACCTGAGCAGCATCGGCGCCCATATGGTCGATAAATGCGGTCCGGTCAGCGGACTATCGCAGGTTGAACTGGCCATGGACGAAATGGCGGGGGTAAACGTCCACCATCTGAGGGCGGGCTACTTTTACACCAATTTTTTGACCGCTATCGGCCAGATCAAAAATCAGGGAATTCTGAGCGGCAATTACATGCCTGATGCCCCGATGGTGCTGGTGCATCCGGCAGACATCGCCGATATCGCCGCAAAGGCACTCAAGGATGAATCGTACCTCGGCAGAGGCTTCAGCTACATCGCCAGCGACGAGAAAACCCCGGCTGAAATCGTCACCATGCTCGGCAAGGCAACGGGAAGGACGGATCTCAAATGGGTCGAACACGCCGACAAGGAAGAATACGACGACCTGATTGCTATCGGCCTGCCAGAGGAGGTTGCCAAAAATTATACCGAAATGGGCGCCGCCCTGCGGTCAGGAGATATGAATGCGGACTATTTTCGCAACCGCCCGGTCATGGCCGGCTGGAGAACGTTTGATTCGTTTCTGCCCGAATTTACAGCGGCCTACAACGCCTGA